A region of Helicoverpa zea isolate HzStark_Cry1AcR chromosome 16, ilHelZeax1.1, whole genome shotgun sequence DNA encodes the following proteins:
- the LOC124637414 gene encoding myosin heavy chain, muscle isoform X37 → MPKPVVQEGEDPDPTPYLFVSLEQKRIDQSKPYDGKKACWVPDEKEGFLQGEIKATKGELVTVSLPGGEEKTLKKELLSQVNPPKFEKVEDMADLTYLNEAAVLHNLRQRYYAKLIYTYSGLFCVAINPYKRFPVYTTRCAKLYRGKRRSEVPPHIFAISDGAYVNMLTNHENQSMLITGESGAGKTENTKKVIAYFATVGASQKKDPSQEKKGSLEDQVVQTNPVLEAFGNAKTVRNDNSSRFGKFIRIHFGPSGKLAGADIETYLLEKARVISQQALERSYHIFYQMMSGSVPGLKDMCLLTNDVYDYNIISQGKTTIPNVDDGEECTLTDQAMDVLGFTQEEKDNVYKITAAVMHMGRMQFKQRGREEQAEADGTEDGDKVAKLLGVEMQDLYKNLLKPRIKVGNEFVTQGRNKDQVTNSVGALCKGMFDRLFKWLVKKCNETLDTKQKRQHFIGVLDIAGFEIFDFNGFEQLCINFTNEKLQQFFNHHMFVLEQEEYQREGIEWTFIDFGMDLQNCIDLIEKPMGILSILEEESMFPKATDQTFVEKLNNNHLGKSAPYLKPKPPKPGCQAAHFAIGHYAGNVGYNITGWLEKNKDPLNDTVVDQFKKGQNKLLVEIFADHPGQSGDAGGGGGKGAGGKRAKGSAFQTVSSLYREQLNNLMTTLRSTQPHFVRCIIPNELKQPGLIDSHLVMHQLTCNGVLEGIRICRKGFPNRMVYPDFKLRYMILAPVAMTAEKDPKEAARKCLEEVGLDPESYRIGHTKVFFRAGVLGQMEELRDDRLSKIVSWLQAYIRGYLSRKEYKKLQEQRLALQVVQRNLRKYLQLRTWPWWKLWQKVKPLLNVTRVEDELAKLEEKAQKAQEAFEKEEKLRKELEGLNAKLLEEKTALLASIEGKEGSLSEVQERAAKLNAQKADLELQLRDTQDRLTQEEDARNQLFQAKKKLEQEVSGLKKDVEDLELSVQKSEQDKATKDHQIRNLNDEIAHQDELINKLNKEKKLQGESNQKTSEELQAAEDKVNHLNKVKQKLEQTLDELEDSLEREKKLRADVEKQRRKVEGDLKLTQEAVADLERNKKELEQTIQRKDKEISSLTAKLEDEQSLVSKLQKQIKELQGRIEELEEEVESERQARAKAEKQRADLARELEELGERLEEAGGATSAQIELNKKREAELSKLRRDLEEANIQHESTLANLRKKHNDAVSEMGEQLDQLNKLKAKAEKERSQYFSEVNDLRAGLDHVSNEKAAQEKIVKQLQHQLNEVQSKADEANRTLNDLDAAKKKLSIENSDLLRQLEEAESQVSQLSKIKVSLTTQLEDTKRLADEEARERATLLGKFRNLEHDLDNIREQVEEEAEGKADLQRQLSKANAEAQLWRSKYESEGVARSEELEEAKRKLQARLAEAEETIESLNQKVVALEKTKQRLATEVEDLQLEVDRATAIANAAEKKQKAFDKIIGEWKLKVDDLAAELDASQKECRNYSTELFRLKGAYEEGQEQLEAVRRENKNLADEVKDLLDQIGEGGRNIHEIEKARKRLEAEKDELQAALEEAEAALEQEENKVLRAQLELSQVRQEIDRRIQEKEEEFENTRKNHQRALDSMQASLEAEAKGKAEALRMKKKLEADINELEIALDHANKANAEAQKNIKRYQAQIKDLQTALEEEQRARDDAREQLGISERRANALQNELEESRTLLEQADRARRQAEQELGDAHEQLNELSAQSASLSAAKRKLESELQTLHSDLDELLNEAKNSEEKAKKAMVDAARLADELRAEQDHAQTQEKLRKALEQQIKELQVRLDEAEANALKGGKKAIQKLEQRVRELENELDGEQRRHADAQKNLRKSERRIKELTFQAEEDRKNHERMQDLVDKLQQKIKTYKRQIEEAEEIAALNLAKFRKAQQELEEAEERADLAEQAISKFRGKGRAGSAARGVSPAPQRSRPAFADGFGTFPPRFDLAPEDF, encoded by the exons ATGCCGAAGCCAGTAGTCCAAGAGGGCGAGGACCCCGATCCGACTCCGTACCTGTTCGTGTCTCTGGAACAGAAGCGTATCGACCAGAGCAAGCCCTACGATGGCAAGAAGGCATGCTGGGTGCCTGACGAAAAGGAGGGTTTCCTCCAGGGCGAGATCAAGGCCACCAAGGGTGAGCTGGTGACCGTCAGCCTGCCTGGTGGTGAG GAAAAGACGTTAAAAAAGGAACTCCTCTCACAAGTAAACCCGCCGAAATTCGAGAAAGTCGAGGACATGGCTGACTTGACTTATCTTAACGAGGCAGCTGTACTCCACAATCTTCGACAACGATACTATGCGAAACTGATCTAT ACGTACTCGGGTCTCTTCTGTGTGGCTATCAACCCCTACAAGAGGTTCCCCGTGTACACCACACGATGCGCCAAGCTCTACCGTGGCAAGCGTCGTTCGGAGGTGCCCCCTCACATCTTCGCCATTTCCGACGGTGCCTACGTCAACATGTTGACCAACCACGAGAATCAATCTATGTTGATTAC CGGTGAGTCTGGTGCCGGAAAGACTGAGAACACGAAGAAGGTAATTGCGTACTTCGCCACCGTCGGTGCCTCCCAAAAGAAGGACCCGTCCCAGGAGAAGAAGGGCTCCCTTGAAGACCAGGTCGTACAGACTAACCCTGTACTTGAAGCCTTCGGTAACGCCAAGACCGTCCGTAACGACAACTCGTCTCGTTTC GGTAAATTCATCCGTATCCACTTCGGACCCTCCGGTAAACTGGCTGGTGCTGATATCGAGACCT ATCTGCTCGAGAAGGCCCGTGTCATCTCCCAACAGGCTCTTGAGCGTTCTTACCACATCTTCTACCAGATGATGTCTGGCTCCGTTCCTGGACTTAAGG ACATGTGTTTGCTGACAAACGACGTATATGACTATAACATCATCTCGCAAGGAAAAACTACCATCCCCAACGTAGATGATGGAGAGGAGTGTACATTGACTGAC CAAGCCATGGACGTCCTGGGCTTCACCCAGGAAGAGAAGGACAACGTATACAAGATCACCGCCGCTGTCATGCACATGGGTCGCATGCAGTTCAAGCAGAGAGGTCGCGAGGAACAGGCTGAGGCCGACGGCACTGAG GATGGTGACAAGGTTGCCAAGCTCCTCGGTGTTGAGATGCAGGACCTCTACAAGAACTTGTTGAAGCCCCGCATCAAGGTCGGAAACGAGTTCGTCACCCAGGGTCGTAACAAGGACCAGGTCACCAACTCCGTCGGTGCTCTCTGCAAGGGCATGTTCGATCGTCTCTTCAAGTGGCTCGTGAAGAAGTGTAACGAGACCCTAGACACCAAGCAGAAGAGGCAGCACTTCATCGGTGTACTGGATATCGCCGGTTTCGAGATCTTCGAC TTCAACGGTTTTGAACAACTCTGCATTAACTTCACCAACGAGAAACTTCAGCAGTTCTTTAACCATCACATGTTCGTTCTGGAGCAAGAAGAGTACCAGCGCGAAGGCATCGAATGGACATTCATTGACTTTGGCATGGATCTGCAAAATTGCATTGACCTTATTGAAAAG CCCATGGGTATCCTCTCCATCCTTGAGGAAGAGTCTATGTTCCCCAAAGCCACCGACCAGACCTTCGTTGAGAAGTTGAACAACAACCACTTGGGCAAGTCTGCTCCTTACCTGAAGCCGAAGCCGCCCAAGCCCGGTTGCCAGGCCGCTCACTTCGCCATTGGTCACTACGCCGGTAAC GTCGGCTACAACATCACTGGATGGCTTGAGAAGAACAAGGACCCCCTCAACGACACTGTCGTTGACCAGTTCAAGAAGGGTCAGAACAAACTGTTGGTTGAGATCTTTGCTGACCATCCTGGTCAGTCTGGTGATGCCGGTGGCGGTGGTGGCAAGG GCGCTGGTGGCAAACGCGCTAAGGGTTCTGCCTTCCAGACCGTATCATCACTCTACAGG GAACAACTTAACAACCTGATGACCACCCTGAGGTCTACCCAGCCTCACTTCGTACGTTGTATCATCCCCAACGAGTTGAAGCAGCCTG GTCTCATCGACTCTCACCTTGTGATGCACCAGCTGACCTGTAACGGTGTGCTTGAAGGCATCCGTATTTGCCGTAAAGGTTTCCCCAACAGGATGGTCTACCCCGACTTCAAGCTCCG TTACATGATTCTTGCACCAGTCGCCATGACAGCAGAAAAAGATCCTAAAGAGGCAGCTAGGAAGTGTTTGGAGGAAGTGGGTCTCGACCCTGAAAGCTATCGTATTGGCCACACAAAG GTATTCTTCCGCGCTGGTGTCCTGGGTCAGATGGAAGAGTTGCGTGACGACAGGCTGTCCAAGATCGTCTCGTGGCTCCAGGCCTACATCCGTGGTTACCTGTCCCGTAAGGAGTACAAGAAGCTGCAGGAACAGAG gttgGCTCTCCAAGTTGTCCAGCGCAACTTGCGCAAGTACCTGCAACTCCGCACCTGGCCCTGGTGGAAGTTGTGGCAGAAGGTCAAGCCCCTCCTCAACGTCACCCGCGTCGAGGATGAGCTCGCG AAACTTGAGGAGAAGGCCCAGAAGGCCCAGGAGGCTTTCGAGAAGGAAGAGAAGCTCCGCAAGGAGCTCGAGGGTCTCAACGCCAAGCTCCTCGAGGAGAAGACCGCTCTGCTTGCCTCCATCGAGGGCAAGGAGGGCTCCCTCTCCGAGGTGCAGGAGCGCGCTGCCAAGCTCAACGCGCAGAAGGCCGACCTCGAGCTCCAGCTCAGG GACACCCAGGACCGCCTTACCCAGGAAGAGGATGCCCGCAACCAGCTCTTCCAGGCTAAGAAGAAGTTGGAACAGGAAGTCTCCGGCCTCAAGAAGGATGTCGAAGACTTGGAACTGTCCGTCCAGAAGTCCGAGCAGGACAAGGCCACCAAGGACCACCAGATCCGCAACTTGAACGACGAGATCGCCCACCAAGACGAGCTCATCAACAAGTTGAACAAGGAGAAGAAGCTCCAGGGAGAGTCCAACCAGAAGACCTCCGAGGAGCTCCAGGCCGCCGAGGACAAGGTCAACCACCTCAACAAGGTCAAGCAGAAGCTCGAGCAGACCCTCGACGAGCTCGAGGACTCTCTGGAGCGCGAGAAGAAGCTGCGCGCCGACGTCGAGAAGCAGAGGAGGAAGGTGGAGGGCGACCTCAAGCTCACCCAGGAGGCCGTCGCCGACCTCGAGCGCAACAAGAAGGAGCTCGAGCAGACCATCCAGCGCAAGGACAAGGAGATCTCGTCCCTTACCGCCAAGCTGGAGGACGAGCAGTCGCTTGTCAGCAAGCTCCAGAAACAGATCAAGGAATTGCAAGGCCGCATCGAAGAGCTCGAGGAGGAGGTCGAATCCGAACGCCAGGCTCGCGCTAAGGCCGAGAAGCAGCGTGCCGACCTCGCCCGCGAGCTCGAGGAGCTGGGTGAGCGCCTTGAGGAAGCCGGTGGCGCCACCTCCGCTCAGATTGAGCTGAACAAGAAGCGCGAGGCTGAGCTCAGCAAGCTGCGCCGCGACCTCGAGGAGGCCAACATCCAGCACGAGTCTACCCTCGCCAACCTCCGCAAGAAGCACAACGATGCCGTCTCGGAGATGGGCGAGCAGCTCGACCAGCTCAACAAGCTCAAGGCCAA GGCTGAGAAAGAGCGCTCTCAGTACTTTAGCGAAGTCAATGACCTTCGTGCCGGACTCGACCATGTGTCCAACGAAAAG GCTGCCCAAGAGAAGATCGTCAAGCAGCTGCAGCACCAGCTCAACGAGGTGCAGAGCAAGGCTGACGAAGCCAACCGCACCCTCAACGACCTGGATGCCGCCAAGAAGAAGCTGTCCATCGAGAACTCCGACCTTCTTCGCCAATTGGAGGAGGCCGAGTCCCAGGTTTCTCAGCTGTCCAAGATCAAGGTGTCCCTCACCACTCAGCTCGAGGACACCAAGAGGCTCGCCGACGAAGAGGCCAGG GAACGCGCCACCCTTCTTGGCAAGTTCCGCAACCTCGAGCACGACCTGGACAACATCCGCGAACAGGTCGAGGAGGAGGCCGAAGGCAAGGCTGATCTTCAACGCCAGCTTTCCAAGGCCAACGCCGAGGCTCAGCTCTGGCGCTCCAAGTACGAGTCCGAGGGCGTGGCCCGCTCCGAGGAACTCGAGGAGGCCAAGCGCAAGCTCCAGGCCCGCCTTGCCGAAGCCGAGGAGACCATTGAGTCCCTCAACCAGAAGGTTGTCGCTCTTGAGAAGACCAAGCAGCGTCTCGCCACCGAGGTCGAGGACCTGCAGCTCGAGGTCGACCGTGCCACCGCCATCGCCAACGCTGCCGAGAAGAAGCAGAAGGCCTTCGACAAGATCATCGGAGAATGGAAGCTCAAGGTTGACGACCTTGCCGCTGAGCTCGACGCCAGCCAGAAGGAGTGCCGCAACTACTCCACTGAGCTGTTCCGTCTCAAGGGTGCCTACGAGGAAGGCCAGGAACAGCTTGAGGCTGTCCGCCGTGAGAACAAGAACCTCGCCGACGAAGTCAAGGACCTCCTTGACCAGATCGGTGAAGGTGGCCGCAACATCCACGAGATCGAGAAGGCCAGGAAGCGCCTTGAGGCCGAGAAGGACGAGCTCCAGGCCGCCCTTGAGGAGGCTGAGGCAGCCCTCGAACAGGAGGAGAACAAGGTTCTCCGCGCTCAGCTTGAGCTGTCCCAGGTCAGGCAGGAGATCGACAGGCGCATCCAAGAGAAGGAGGAGGAGTTCGAGAACACACGCAAGAACCACCAGCGCGCCCTCGACTCCATGCAGGCTTCCCTCGAAGCCGAGGCTAAGGGCAAGGCTGAGGCCCTGCGCATGAAGAAGAAGCTTGAGGCTGACATCAACGAGCTTGAGATCGCTCTTGACCACGCCAACAAGGCTAACGCTGAGGCCCAGAAGAACATCAAGCGCTACCAGGCCCAGATCAAGGACCTCCAGACCGCCCTGGAAGAGGAACAGCGCGCCCGCGACGATGCCCGCGAACAGCTCGGCATCTCAGAACGCCGCGCCAACGCCCTCCAGAACGAGCTCGAGGAGTCCCGCACCCTCCTGGAACAGGCCGACCGCGCCCGCCGCCAGGCCGAACAGGAACTCGGCGACGCTCACGAACAGCTCAACGAGCTGTCCGCCCAGAGCGCCTCCCTGTCCGCTGCCAAGAGGAAACTCGAGTCCGAGCTGCAGACCCTGCACTCCGACCTCGACGAGCTCCTCAACGAGGCTAAGAACTCCGAGGAGAAGGCCAAGAAGGCTATGGTTGACGCCGCCCGTCTTGCCGACGAGCTGCGCGCCGAACAAGACCACGCCCAGACCCAGGAGAAACTCCGCAAGGCTCTTGAGCAACAGATCAAGGAACTGCAAGTCAGGCTGGATGAGGCTGAAGCCAACGCCCTTAAGGGAGGCAAGAAGGCCATCCAGAAACTGGAACAGAGGGTCAGGGAGCTTGAGAACGAGCTTGACGGTGAACAGAGGAGACACGCCGACGCCCAGAAGAACCTCCGCAAGTCAGAGAGGCGCATCAAGGAGCTCACCTTCCAGGCCGAGGAGGACCGCAAGAACCACGAGCGCATGCAGGACCTCGTCGACAAACTGCAACAGAAGATCAAGACCTACAAGAGGCAGATCGAGGAAGCCGAAGAAATCGCCGCCCTCAACTTGGCTAAGTTCCGCAAGGCACAGCAGGAGTTGGAGGAGGCCGAGGAAAGGGCAGACCTTGCCGAGCAGGCCATCAGCAAATTCCGTGGCAAGGGACGTGCGGGTTCCGCTGCGAGAGGAGTCAGTCCGGCG CCCCAGCGCTCGCGTCCCGCCTTCGCTGACGGTTTCGGCACCTTCCCACCTAGGTTCGACCTGGCGCCCGAAGATTTCTAA